TTTATGGTCGCCAATTACATCTAAATGACTATTTATTATTAGGCTCTGGCGAAGAAAAGACAGGTGGTAGAAACAAGGATGCGATTATCGCAGATATGTTCGAAGCTTTTCTAGGTGCTTTATTCTTGGATCAAGGAATGGATGCGGTGGATAATATTCTTTCTGAAGTGATTACACCAAGACTTGCACATCCTGAGGATGTGGGAGTAATTCATGACTATAAAACAAAACTGCAAGAATATGTACAGTCAGATTCTCGTCAAACAGTGAAATACGAATTAGTCAGTGAAACAGGACCAAGTAATGCACCAGAATTTGTGATGAATGTTCTGGTTGATGGACTAGTACTTGGTACAGGTAGTGGACAATCTAAAAAACAAGCAGAGCAAAATGCAGCTCGAAATGCATTTGAGAAAATGGCTAAATAATAAGGGGGATACAATGGTCATTACAGAAATCATAAACGCAGTCAAGGCAGGTCAATTAGACGAAAAGTTGACAGCACTCTATGGTACAGAAGCACTTGCATCACAGAAAGTACGCTATGAAGATGTACTTTTAAAAGCGAAAGATTTATTAGGGGATAAAGACGCACATATCTTCAGTGCACCAGGTAGAACAGAAGTCGGTGGTAATCATACAGACCATCAATTGGGTCGTGTAGTCGCAGCTAGTATTGATTTGGATGTCATTGCGGTGGTTGTTCCTACAGATGATTCTGTTGTTACATATCACGCTAAGGGTTTTAACGTTAGTCCTGTTGATTTACACAATTTAGAAATTAAAGAAGAAGAGAAGAATACTACGGAAGCGTTAATTCGCGGTATCGCTGCTGGATTTACTAAGAAGGAATATAAAGTTGGTGGATTTAAAGCATATTCAGAAAGTAATGTACTTTCTGGTGGCGGTATGTCTAGTTCCGCTGCATTTGAAGTGTTAATCGGAACTATCTTCAG
This genomic window from Solobacterium moorei contains:
- the rnc gene encoding ribonuclease III codes for the protein MILNIIEWLESRHIKANNAKMIQQAFIHSSYAHEHKNKNDNERLEFMGDAVLQLWSSNAIYPLNLSEGHMTRLRAQLVCEKALAIYGRQLHLNDYLLLGSGEEKTGGRNKDAIIADMFEAFLGALFLDQGMDAVDNILSEVITPRLAHPEDVGVIHDYKTKLQEYVQSDSRQTVKYELVSETGPSNAPEFVMNVLVDGLVLGTGSGQSKKQAEQNAARNAFEKMAK